The sequence gtcacttatacaatcatatggccggaaccaaaagtcacagccatttgatcttctaacttgatcaatggcccgagagtagctttcaaacgagcataagtttgttcaaatcggttcagccatctctgagaaaattgagcgcgttaaaatagcttcgaaaagtgcacacacacattttccgatctcgtcgaactgagtcgaatggtatataacactatgggtctccgatgctccgttcgaaagtcggattttccagcaattctaatacctttctttagagaaaggcaaaacaggaaATTTCCCAGAACAAGAAAATAGTGATAATGCAAATATTTCTAGATTGAGCTGGCATgtgaaacgtaaaataaattaaattagtcATGTGCATTGTAACACAAAGCGCTACCGgcatgaggtaccaaaacccctgaatgactacaATCTGTTGGCGGCATACTGGCGTCAATTTGTTTTGCTCTTTCGGCACACcagaatagacattgcacttcggtgcaaataagtgatttgtaaatagtaaatactttacgtctactttgcggattatgttgatccgcgaagtGGCATTAGCCGTTCTGTGCATAATcgactaatgcactgatgagctgaatgtgaaacataaaataaattaaattagccATGTGCAGTTTCTACAAATTATTTAACTTATTTTTGCTAGTGCTGTGATCGTATTCATATAGGGAATAAAGACTTTTTAAACCTTTTTCATGTAACTCAAAGCAAATCTTACAGGTAGTCACACTAACTGTTCTTGTTGCGTTGTTTTTTTCCTGAGCATGTCCAGTGTCCTATCTTTACATAGTTTGTTGCTTCGATAAACTCTTCTGTTGACATCATGAGTAAATATTTGCTAGTCCCATCATTGCATTGAGAGCATTTAGCTTAAGCGAGGCACTTTAAAGTGGAATTGCTGTCCACTTAGAACTTGTCAATATGAAATAACAGTAGTAATCGAAAAAGATTTGAtctatttttttaacaatatatttATTAGGACAcgctgctttagctctaagcaACCGAGGGTATTTCTTAACAGTACTTAAGACTAGGATAATTCCTTGAATAAAAACTTCATTGGGTTTGGTTCATATTTACTGATCACCGCAACTCAGGAGGATTTGGTCCACTAATTAATACTCCACTGGTTATCGTTCGTCTGGACTTCCTCTTCAAATTGGATACGACTTGAACTGTTCTGGATGTAAGAAATTACCCTCTTGTTATACTCCATCCAACGAAGAATTCCGGTATTAGGTTGTGATATCGAAGAAGAATAAAGAAAGATGGTTTCGTTTGTTAAAAATCTTATATTTTATTTGGCTTGTACAATCGATCTATTTGACTGGCAGTTTCAATGTAGCGcaaaatgaaaacattttttttgcgctCATATCCAAGAATACTGTACGAGTGGCAGATCATTAAAAATAATCGTTATTACTTAGTCTTGGCATCAGGCATcagttttgtaaaaaaaatccaaaataataatcatttctTATGTCGCTAAACTTGATCCGAGCCGCATCCATCAGGCAGACACTGCTCCTGGCAGCCTATCCAACCGTCGGACGCGACTCGGTTCCTACTGTCTGTTCAACCCAGCAACAGCAGTTTTTTCTTGAGCAACAGCTTCTTCAGCAGAATAGCCTGCGGATCCTGAGGGTTCACGGTATCGTCAGCGGCTCCATCAGCTCCGAAGATACTCTCGTCGTTCACGGCGGGTAGCGCAGATACCAGTGCGACAGCCAGAAGCACGAGGCAGATGGTCTGTGGGACGAAAATAAGAAAGGATTCAAACTTTAACACTTGTGTGACACTTTCGTTTGGAACTTCACAGAACACACGCAACACTTGCGATTCACTTAGAAACCAAATGTAGCACTTCCTGGTGTGTTCTACTGTCTGTTTCACTGTAACTTCGGTCTGAACGTACCATGATCAGGAATTTCATGTTTACTAATTGGGTTGGCTGCACGTCGACGGCGAAAGAAGCGTTTGGATCGTTTAACGACACTCGACTGATAGTGACCCTTGCGGTGGCGCGGATTTTTATACCGACTTGGAAGTGCGTACTCAGGGCGTCGTGCGATCCATAGTTGATCGGGTATCGACCATCAACTTAGTCCCGGTTCGACTGAGCCAACCTCGTGCCGTATTCCTCTCACACTGCCCCGCAACCCGATCAAGACACTGGAGATACTGGTCGATGTTGTTTAATGGTAGCGTACGCGCGAAACGAAGTCTCGCCACACACGTCGTATGTTTCAGACGCTATATAGTTGAGTGAATTGTATAGTAGACCATACAGGTTTAACAGTTTTAGTGtttcatttgttttattttgccacaTTATATTGGCTACGGATTCGTTATTCTTTCTTTCGTTTGTTGTCGGTTGTCATGtttgtttcaattcaagcaggtTTAGTCTTGCGCGGAAGCCAAGACGCTCACAACGTGTGCTCTTTGTGGAAGATATCGGTTGGCTGGGTCTAAAACTTGTTACTTGCTTATTTCAATAGTTCTGTGTACTTATCAGCAAAAGCTTCTGAAAAACGCAAGACGCTTACCGTTAGTTATAACAATAATTTGCAATAATGATCAATTTTACGTGCTACTAGGAAAATGTGTAATATAGAGTTGAACATGACGAACGAAATATGAAATGATAGCTGGTAACTCGTTGGAATATCATAAACCGAGAGTCTCATTGGAAAAAGTATTACTTCTCATATGTTTTGAACATAATTCAATGAAACTGTTGCTATTTAATTGCTCAAAAATATAGTTGAATTCTTCGAAAACAAAGCTCACCGAATACGGTAACTTGTTTGCGCGACTAGCACCTTCTGAATGtaatgaaaaaaagtgaaaatttcgAATGCTTGATGTGAAGTTGACACAAACAGCGTCAATATTTCATCGATGACAATTCTGGAAAATCCTTTATCTGACTCATAATTTCAAAAAGATTGTTGACGAAATTGTAGCTTGAGTTCGTAGATACTTCTAATAATTACTCTTTCGCTAAGGCTGATAGTTTTTCTAGCTAAAAAATTGTTCACAGTCAAAACAGTCCTACTATTGTTGGGCTCAGAAAGCTACTATCAGAAACTAATCTGTAAAACTTGGAATGGTGCTGGATTTATTGTTGGCAGAAATATATCTCGCtaaaattggaaatatttcataattttatcaaGATAAGcaaagtttttacctttttttataaacataaaaaataagtatagaattcgctcaaactttaaaaaaattatctgaggcccggagggccgaatgtcatataccaatcgattcatctcgacgaactgagcaaatgtccgtgtgtgtatgtgtgtgtgtctgtatgtgtgttgtcaactaagaggtcgagatctcagagatagctggaccgattttaatcaaactagtcgcaaaagaaaggtctccccagaacactattgaatggttttgaaatcggatgtttattttttgattttcacgaagttttatgtcaaaattttcagttttttgacagtatctgtcacaattgaccttgaaaacagaatatatttcctatccaacaagccatagattgttaaaatccatccatttttaacggagatatcgaaatttttgtataagcgactttttcccctattccagcagtagaagtttttaacgctgtctggcaaagaaatgcttgggagcaacataaaacacgatttattatactgttacatacatttgtttctaagcacccaaaatactgtgtacagcatgatattttgcctcgggccgattttagcacggttcgtttttggcaacataatcgttcgaatatgccatatgtaaaccagatgatggaaactttttcgagttgaaagcaattccataattatatttctATAAACTACTcaaagcaataaatgctggaagaacataacagccatataccattcgaatcagttcgtcgagatcagcaaatgcgcgtgtgacaaataatttcactcaatttttttcggagatggctaaaccgttttttacaaactcagattcatatgcaatgtagtatactcccaaacaaggttcctgagttACGTTTggcccgacttctgattgcggaaccacaggatgatatatgaaacgaaattaaaataatgcaacccatttttatcgtagatggctgaaccgatctaagattcaaatgaaatctaagactcatctaagattcaaatgaaaagttttaagattatataaaacatcttgttttcagTCAGATTCAACTTCTGGTtacggagatacagggtgatcagtataaaaatgtctatttcacataaattaatcaggtgcatcgggtttgcagatttggatagtcgataaccaagtaaacttatttcagtttcagtggtattcagttttagattcggaaggtacctgaaaattcaattcgcactacgattcctcaaagatgtctacattgattttcaaacattttaaaacaaatgtaaactatacagctcctgaggtgaatttatctgacttcgactacaccgattttcgaattccggttccagtaccgaatcgtttctcaaagctcaaaaaaagtcaaatcgaatttcagaaacaaaatttcaaataaaaataagtctaattttatccaatttttaaattttaaagcgatatagaagatgacaatcccgaaaagctttaaagttggactcaaaactattgcaatttattcgtcatatggccatacaaatcggttgggttatgctggttcctgaataccggctctggaagcaccttgaattaccctaaactctaaagtggaaactacttcgacatatcatggaatgtttaatcgattgttacatttttagattgaaattcgaaccgatttgcagtttcaacattacagagtaatgagtgattaaaatctcaaattgccacttgaaacgacggacattaaaataatttcatgaaaactgaaacaccgaagaatattcatgcaaaaaacacatgcggattgataaaaaaggtatcatctcactgctaggtggattaagcacgtttttatattgACTTCAAGCAAATGTTACTGAGACTCCTTGAAAATGCCCAATAGATATGCCAGTTTACCCACccacgtcgtcgtcgttgtcgagaATAATGTTCATCTCATTTTGCAAATCATAAATACAGAATCCAGAAAGAGTTGTATGTGACCATTGTCCATTTCGCTGCAAAGCTTTTCGATAAGTCGAGAACCGATCATCTAATCACAGTTACTGGTCCACCAGAGAAACAATTGCATCGAATTGCATACTGGACCAAACACTTAATTTTCCGCCATAAACATCTTTTCGTAAGTTTTTGAAATTACGACATAACTGGTCTAACCTTTCATTAACTCATTACAGTAGGTCCATAAACTAGACATAACTCTCGATGAATTTCAGCAGATAATAATTCTTTTATAGCATAAAAGGGCTTTAGAGTGCGAACGTCATAGCTGGCAAGAGCAACTATTATCACAGACATTGTTCACTGTACGCACAGacaataaaatgaatcagtcacgtacccagaggggggggcccgaggggccctggcccctcccgaaatcgaaaacagatatataattatttagaagatctcagTAAACagatccagtggaaaagtttatagCGTCTGTTAAAAAAACCCGTAAAAAGCACACCGAAAATTAGGtatataagcaatcttcagtaacattattttttatctttgggctccTCCTGGGTACCGGCCACcataaccactatttccagaatcaaaaacagaaatgactcatcaactaacatgatctgttaattagaaaattttaccAACCAGTTTCAGATAAcccaatcgatttttttttgaagcacaaaaatcggttttcacagtgatttcaatcaatgtcaaaattaaaggaaatggtacATGATGACCAAAAAGTGCCATGAggattagtactgagcaaaATTATCATACTTTTAGCTAGattctgcgaatgaaaaagatgtcctgccgctggatgccgcacttgcatactcaggatTAAAACGACGAACGCGAGCACACGTCGGAAGCTTGTCCgcctatgctgatgatgatgatgatgtcgattggttactgttgacgaaatctggatccattattatacaccagagaatagaatgattaaccgacaatagactgaaTTCGGCACGAGTGCTCTGAAGCGACCTAGGTAGGCTAAATTAGGCGAAATGGTTATGAGGTCGGTTCTTTGGGTTTGTCTCGGTATACTTTTCGTGGACTACCTCGAACAAAGAAAAACACCTTCGACAGCAAGTATAAGTGTGCATTATTATAGCGATTGGTTTTTCGAGACAAGGCACAGAGCAGAGTGTGAGCTTCATTTTGGAGTTCTGACCGCTTCTTCCGGAcctgttccgaaaccggaagccggattggGTTAAAATAGCATACAAGTCTATGAATCCATAAGACCATCCATTCTTACATTTGTGCAAATCGtcctagtcatctctgagaaatttatgtgagttccatttttgagtttttgactactactaagaagatttttctgttgtAGCATCGTCACTCCCAAtgacgaatttaaatttttatacttatcaccctgtataacCAGAACAGAGATACAaagtaaaaattttgaatatattcatgcAGGGCTGAAGAAGTCTGTACTGTCTGAACTCCAAGTTTTCTTCAAAGAATGATGTAAGGAATTGATATAATGAACAAAGCAGACCGCGgcgatttcaaaagtctgtaaatttttacaaacgtcTACAAAAATCGTGATTTTCAAGTCTTCAAAAAAGTctgcaactgaaacatgtctgcagcttattttataaatttgctgatttacaaacaaatctgcaggtttgacatctctgatccagacacggaagattactcgatgaaattaaaaaggATCATGTGGGATCATAAagcacttcatttgaatataaatttatttaaatctgCTCGATCATCTGTTCGACAAAcaatcaacaaattttgcaaactagaagagcttgaatagtttcaaaatatttgtttctttttacATAGTGAACACATAATAACATTTACATAAAATACACCTTTAaaattgaaggttttaatactcatcactcAGTTTTTCCAGAACCTGAAGTCGAAGCCGAACTATGGGACTATATGataaaagaaatgtaaaaaatcgATCTCTTCCCTTTGATACATATAACTTCTTGCTTCAATCCCTCATTGTGCAATCCAAAATATGTGAGTACaaatttacttaaatttataattacttgcactcactcttcaaaaaaaaacaaaaactatttaAGACACAAGAATCAttatttgtgggcccctcccgaaacgaaatcctgggtacgggcctgaaatGAATACTGAATCGAAACAGTACCTCAAATAGCTGAACGAGTAGTACAGATAtcacggttaatttttcaaatggccgTATGAGCAAATGACAATTtcgctttgtttactttctcatcTATtatttaccaagcggtttcctcgtttatcactcaactctttgtatAAAATGATACGTGTAGTCTTCtactttcaaacagaactgtAAAATCTGCAAGAAACCCTTTACAATCACGGCACAATAATCGACAGAGAAAGTaaaaaagagaaactgtcacatgCTTAGACGGGCATTTGagaaatcaaccgagatatgtaCAAATTTTAACGTGTTACtacttgttgattttaatacCTATAAGTGAACGTACCTTACTTTTCGATCATGACTCAAGATTTTTTTACGGTGTATATTTAAACGGCTGAATGCAAAACGCGGATAGGTGCCACTTTGTTTGTTTTGGAATATAAAAACCggtttgaatccacctagtagtgtaatgatgcctttctcatattaatcatactaccatatataatactgtggtattcttcaaaataattttcttcgattcttgaaagtataaccgaaatcggtttgtttgaccgtctactgataaaaactatgaaTTGTAgagtcggtttagaaattttttttacgttttttcgcccttttcagtgatggtatagaatttttaacacactttaccctatatttctgtatccggaaatcgcatctggatgaaattcaggaattccgtatgggaccataggaccttttttttgaacctaagtttgtgaaaatcggtcgcgccatctaggaGAAAATTAGAGaacatatttaattttttttgcaaattttatcccataattccggaaccggaagtcagatccaaatgaaattcaggaatttggtatgggacctaaagagctttcatttgaatctaattttgtgaaaatcgtttcagccatatccgggaaaagttagtgcaaagaaacgtaacatacaaacatacgcacatacacacacacaaacattttgcgacCTGAAATTGTGTATTCATACAActggaatcggaaatcatcatcatcaccatctgAATACAGATAGAAATTGTAATACTTTCTTCGGAAATGCTAGTGAAATTCTGCAACTAGCATTACGATGAATTCGTTCCGTTCTGCGTTAACATCTTTACATAGATTAAAACAACAGCTTTACatcgattaaaaataaatttcacatGCACACTGGAAACCAATTGTCGGCAATCCATGTTGCGATCCCGATCGCTTTTGCGAGCTAACGGCTCGGGCAATATAATTgtgtacaaaatttttttttttaaatcaaaagggatttttatttatcaatttatTCTTTCTCGAATTActaaaaaattgtattttaagccgtttttacagtttttattcGTACAGTGCATATGGAGAAATGTTTTATATACTTGAGGATGTTTAATTAAGTGTAAACGCTGTcatatgtgaaaaaaattgtagtgcATTAGTAACCGTTTTTGTCATCGCAATGTTACtttgatgtccctcgtgaattgtaagagtgatccatattgatatataatatatttgaccaaaccttaaccggttcttccgaGACAAAAATTTCACAGAGACAGACGGCAGAAAAACTTTAAATGCGAGTACCGGCTAAAGGCAGTTTTtacattcaaagtttttctatCCGATTCTTATCCTAAggtatacaaatatttgcacacatgtttCAGGTTGCTGTAACGGAAGTAGCGTTGTTCTTGAGTACAGATGACATCTTGTCCAATTTTTCGCAGGGCAGCTTTCTGACAGTATTGGCTTGTAGCCAGCTGGTGATCATAGGTGACAGGTGATTTACATGGAATGCGTAAAAAATGTACGTCATTGAAAATAccgaggaatttttttttcttttcgatgAACAGAATCTCTCCGTACATGGTTTTACCCACACTGGTATGTTGTACTGTCCACTAGTACTGAATGCAGTTTATACTATTTGTCTTATTTAGCTGCAGTGAATGCATCTGATTTACGGTATTTCATGAGTAACACCagcggcccataatccacaccaagcaGTAACTTTTTTGGGatacattggtagctcttgcaatgcttttggctggtcttcacaccagatgcggcaatttagCTGTAATTATGAAAAAGAATACTTATAAATGGAAATCACTTGACCGATTCAACTACTATTCTTAAGGGGTACGTTTTACCTCCTCTTCTCCTGCGATGCAAATCTTCAAATTAGCCATCTTCTCCTGCGATGCAAATCTTCTTAAGCCTTTCAAATTAGGAAAATGATTATAACACCATATTGAGAATTGTCATTTTGTCACATTGAGGAAGGACTAATTATTAATTAGttcaaatatttttgcacaatcatcaattatatttatttttaaccCAAATAATAAGGTTCTAGCTTAATCCGACCAGCAAAAATTATAACAGAAATTTTATAACAGAAAGTAAATTTCTTGAAATAATCTTATATAAGTCTAGTCACTAGTAAACATAACAAATATTTCTAACTAGAACCAAAACGAGATACAGTTTTGGTAAAACTCTGTTAAGATTTGGTGCTTGGCCATAAATTGAGACTTTCACAACGTTGAATATCGAACATATTTCGTTCAATCAAGTCAGAGGCTTTTGGAACTCTTGGATTTAGCGGTCCTTTTTTGAACTGGCTGCAGTTTTATTTGATTAACCGTACTATGATAGTTAAAATCGGTGACTGCACAGCCGCACCCTTTCTTGCCAACTCGGGGGTACCTCAAGGTAGTCACCTCGGACCCGTTTTATTTTTACTTACATTGCGCTGcaatctaaaaaactatcattcgCTGACGATTTTAAATTGTATCATCCTATTAAAGACATGGAAGATGCCAAATTTCTGCAGGAACAGTTAGATATCTTCTCCAGTTGGTGCAACCTCAATAGAATGGTCCTGAACGcttcaaaatgttccgtgattTCTTTCTCAGGTAAACGCACAATAGTTGTATTCGACTATACCATTTCCCAGTCTATTCTCAAACGAGAATCGACTGTCAAGGATTTAGGAGTtctgttggattcaaaacttaattttaagaatcacgTAGAATATACGATCTCTAAGGCTTCCAAGATGCTAGGTT comes from Malaya genurostris strain Urasoe2022 chromosome 3, Malgen_1.1, whole genome shotgun sequence and encodes:
- the LOC131436213 gene encoding uncharacterized protein LOC131436213; amino-acid sequence: MKFLIMTICLVLLAVALVSALPAVNDESIFGADGAADDTVNPQDPQAILLKKLLLKKKLLLLG